CCTATCCTTCCTCGCCGGAATCTTCCCTGCGGGCGGTGGAGCGGACGCTGGCATGGGCGCGCCGCTGCCGGAAGGCGCACGCGAGGAAGGACCAGCTCCTCTTCGGCATCGTTCAGGGATCGGTCTACGCGGAACAGCGCATCGACTGCGCTCGCCGTCTCGCGGAAATGGACTTCCCCGGGCTCGCCATCGGAGGACTCTCCGTTGGGGAACCTCACGGGGAGATGTACCGCATTCTCGACGCCGTGATGCCCTTCATGCCGGCGGCACTTCCGCGCTATCTCATGGGGGTTGGCTATCCTCCGAACCTCGTGGAGGGAGTTGCCCGGGGAGTGGACATGTTCGACTGCGTGCTGCCGACCCGCAACGGACGAAACGGGACGGTCTTCACCTCCGAAGGGCGCCTGAACATCAAAAATCTGGAGTTCTCCCGGGATTTCTCTCCCCTTGACCCGGAATGCGACTGCCACGTCTGCCGGACCTACACCAGGGCCTATCTGCGCCATCTCTACAAGGCAGGGGAGATACTCTCCTCCCGTCTCTGCACGTGGCACAATATCCATTTCCTGCTGCGGCTCATGCGACGCATGCGCGGCGCGATTCTCGACGGCACGTTTCCCGAGTTTCGGCGCAAATTTTTCTCCTGCTTCAATGACGAGACGAGGGCCGAACTCCGCCTCGGAAAAGGAGGAAAACGCCGGAAGGAAGAGGAGAACGCAGAGGGGAGCGCGTCGTCATGACAATCCGTTTTCGCCTCGATCCGGAAAAGCCCGACGAGCGCGCCCTCGCCGTGGCGGGCAGAGTGCTTCGGTCGGGGCGCCTCGTGGCCTTCCCTACGGAGACAGTCTACGGTCTCGGCGCGAATGCGCTTTCCGCGGAGGCGGTGGCGCGCATTTTCGTCGCCAAGGGAAGGCCCGCGGACAATCCGCTCATCGTTCACGTGGCATCCGTGGAGGATGTGCGGCAGGTGGCCCGCATGGACCATCGGGCGGAGGCCCTGTTCCGCAGATTCGCACCCGGACCTCTCACGCTGGTTCTTCCCGCACGGGAAGACGTTCCGGAGAATGTCCGTGCTTCGCTGCCCACCGTGGCGGTACGCATTCCCGCCCATCCCGTGGCCTTGGGACTCCTTCGGCATTGCGGATGCCCCGTGGCCGCTCCCAGTGCAAATTCGAGCGGCAGGCCGAGTCCCACCACGGCGGAAGCCGTTGCGGACGACCTCGGAAATGCTCCGGCGGTGCTTCTCGACGGTGGTTCCACGGCACTTGGAGTGGAATCGACCGTGGTGGACGCCGTTTCGGAGACACTCACTCTTCTCCGTCCCGGAGGCCTTCCCCTGGAGGAACTGGAAGCCGTCGCGGGGAAGGTTCTCCTCCCCGAAACCGCCCAGTTGCTCGCCCACTCCCCCGGGACGCGGCATCGGCATTACGCGCCGACGCTTCCTCTTTTTCTCTGGGAAGAGGACGGTCGGGTCTGGACGGAGGTTGCGGCTCTCGCGCAGCCGGAGGAGATCGGATACGTGGGACTGCGGGAACCTCCCTTTCCGTGTGGTGCCATGCGACGTTTTCCCCATGAGGATGCCTATGCGGCAGGCCTCTTTGCGACGCTTCGCGATCTGGAAAAATGTAATCTTCGGATCCTCGTGGCGGATATGCCCTCCTCTTTTCGCATTGGAAGAGCACTCCGAGATCGTCTTCGCCGGGCTGCGCAGCTTTCCTGAATCGCTCGGAGGGAGGAAGGTGTTTCGGCGGAAGCGAATGCCCCTTTTTTTCTCAAGGAGCCTCTGAATAAGGCTGCGTCAGCCCCGAAAGTGCCTCGCAGAGCCTGATGCGACCCGAGTCAAGGGAAAGCGAAAGATCTTTATTCAGAGTTTCCTCA
Above is a genomic segment from Aminiphilus circumscriptus DSM 16581 containing:
- the tgt gene encoding tRNA guanosine(34) transglycosylase Tgt, with translation MTQVSEKRFRVIATCPVTGARAGELYTSHGVVETPVFMPVGTQATVKAMAPFELVEMGTSILLGNTYHLSLRPGEDLVAEAGGLHRFMGWNRAILTDSGGFQVFSLAASRKVSDEGVAFRSHLDGSLHFLSPERSVAIQEQLGSDIAMCFDECVPYPSSPESSLRAVERTLAWARRCRKAHARKDQLLFGIVQGSVYAEQRIDCARRLAEMDFPGLAIGGLSVGEPHGEMYRILDAVMPFMPAALPRYLMGVGYPPNLVEGVARGVDMFDCVLPTRNGRNGTVFTSEGRLNIKNLEFSRDFSPLDPECDCHVCRTYTRAYLRHLYKAGEILSSRLCTWHNIHFLLRLMRRMRGAILDGTFPEFRRKFFSCFNDETRAELRLGKGGKRRKEEENAEGSASS
- a CDS encoding L-threonylcarbamoyladenylate synthase; the encoded protein is MTIRFRLDPEKPDERALAVAGRVLRSGRLVAFPTETVYGLGANALSAEAVARIFVAKGRPADNPLIVHVASVEDVRQVARMDHRAEALFRRFAPGPLTLVLPAREDVPENVRASLPTVAVRIPAHPVALGLLRHCGCPVAAPSANSSGRPSPTTAEAVADDLGNAPAVLLDGGSTALGVESTVVDAVSETLTLLRPGGLPLEELEAVAGKVLLPETAQLLAHSPGTRHRHYAPTLPLFLWEEDGRVWTEVAALAQPEEIGYVGLREPPFPCGAMRRFPHEDAYAAGLFATLRDLEKCNLRILVADMPSSFRIGRALRDRLRRAAQLS